A window from Sebastes fasciatus isolate fSebFas1 chromosome 22, fSebFas1.pri, whole genome shotgun sequence encodes these proteins:
- the map4k2 gene encoding mitogen-activated protein kinase kinase kinase kinase 2 isoform X11, translated as MHRDIKGANILLTERGDVKLADFGVAAEISASVAKRKSFIGTPYWMAPEVAAVEKKGGYNHLCDIWAVGITAIELAELQPPMFDLHPMRALMLMSKSNFQPPRLKDKTKWSAGFQSFVKMSLIKSPRKRPSAETLLQHPFVTQLLTRNLVIELLDMANNPELHTSHTHSMDDNELEIGDVAPDKIQSAGKHLPVERTLSEEQFDQVKFGPQLRKVTEPYPALQGSYDDDWSLSGDEDNSPSLLECVEQALQLRSLTIRRAPSTDGGRKSGLYSPATASLPAFSSLTTPNTEDSELTSRPSCTLGPDAAVTDADSTSTTGTTQSVLARCSATQDIRQRCSDPCLTVGDAAPPEKRKVVSSPKRETPLSPEWSTLRKNTEDARADCHGLPPTPQVHMGACFSKVFNGCPLKIHCAVTWVLPKTRDQYLILGAEEGIYTLNLNELHEDTLEKLLPQRCTWLYVMNNVLMSVSGKSSQLYSHSLATLFDQRGHLQKKQSSLSLSTSRFTDRISSSHRKFAVSVKIPDTKGCRRCSVARNPYTDSTFLCGAVPSGLVLLLWYEPLQKFMHLKHIPMKLPESLPIFELLVLVSDEFPQLCVGVRDFSNGKRPISQQLKFDIIELNSTPISAPESGALGAVQVTQMDRDTVLIALEQTVKIVNLRGLPSKELAAEMVFDFPIEALVCLQDSVLAFWKHGLKGRSFQSNEVTQEITDESRAFRVLGTNRDIILQSTPTDDPSALSNLYILTGHESSY; from the exons ATGCACAGAGACATAAAG GGAGCCAACATCCTcttgacagagagaggagatgtgaaACTGG CTGATTTTGGAGTGGCAGCAGAGATCAGTGCCTCCGTAGCCAAGAGGAAGTCTTTTATAGGAACTCCGTACTG GATGGCTCCAGAGGTGGCTGCAGTTGAGAAGAAGGGCGGCTACAACCACCTGTGTGACATCTGGGCTGTCGGCATCACCGCCATCGAACTGGCTGAGCTCCAACCGCCCATGTTTGACCTCCACCCAATGAG AGCGCTGATGTTGATGTCCAAGAGCAACTTTCAACCTCCAAGACTAAAGGATAAAACCAAATG GTCAGCAGGTTTCCAGAGCTTTGTGAAGATGTCTCTCATTAAAAGCCCTCGTAAACGTCCCTCAGCTGAGACACTGTTGCAG CATCCGTTTGTGACTCAGCTCCTGACCCGTAACCTGGTCATTGAGCTGCTGGACATGGCCAACAACCCAGAGCTCCACACcagccacacacacagcatggacGACAACGAGCTGGAG ATCGGGGATGTGGCTCCAGACAAGATACAGTCAGCAGGGAAACACCTGCCTGTAGAGAGGACGCTGTCTGAAGAACAat TCGACCAGGTGAAGTTTGGACCTCAGCTGAGGAAAGTCACTGAGCCGTATCCTGCTCTG CAGGGCTCTTATGATGACGACTGGAGTCTGTCTGGAGACGAAGACAACTCACC GAGCCTGTTGGAATGTGTGGAGCAAGCTCTGCAGCTGAG GAGTTTAACCATTAGGAGGGCGCCATCTACTGAT ggagggaggaagagtggTTTGTACAGTCCGGCTACGGCCTCCCTGCCGGCCTTCAGCTCTTTAACAACTCCCAACACCGAGGACAGCGAACTGACGTCGAGACCCAGCTGCACACTGGGCCCCGACGCTGCCGTCACCGACGCCGACTCCACCTCCACTACAGGTACAACACAATCAG TGTTGGCCAGGTGCTCGGCCACTCAGGACATCAGACAGCGCTGCAGTGATCCGTGTCTGACTGTGGGCGACGCCGCACCACCAGAGAAGAGGAAGGTAGTTTCCTCTCCCAAAAGAGAGACACCGCTATCACCTGAATGGAGCACACTGAGGAAAAACACTGAGGACGCT AGGGCTGATTGTCATGGACTTCCTCCTACCCCTCAAGTCCAT ATGGGAGCCTGCTTCTCCAAAGTCTTCAACGGTTGTCCTCTTAAAATCCACTGTGCTGTCACATGGGTGTTACCCAAGACAAGAG ATCAGTACCTTATTCTTGGGGCAGAGGAGGGCATCTACACACTGAACCTTAATGAACTTCATGAAGATACACTAGAGAAG CTGCTCCCTCAGCGATGCACATGGCTGTATGTTATGAACAACGTGCTGATGTCTGTATCAG GGAAGTCTTCCCAGCTTTACTCTCACAGTCTGGCGACTCTGTTTGACCAGAGAGGACACCTGCAGAAGAAACAAAGCAGCCTGTCGCTCAGCACCAGCCGCTTCACTGACAGGATCAGCTCCAG CCACAGAAAGTTTGCCGTATCTGTGAAGATCCCCGACACTAAAGGCTGTAGGAGGTGTAGCGTAG ccagaAACCCGTACACAGACAGTACATTTCTCTGCGGGGCAGTTCCCTCTGGCCTGGTTCTCCTATTGTGGTATGAGCCTCTGCAGAAGTTCATGCATCTAAAG CACATACCGATGAAGCTACCTGAGTCTCTGCCTATATTTGAGCTGCTGGTGTTGGTGTCGGATGAGTTTCCCCAGCTGTGTGTCGGGGTGAGAGACTTTAGTAACGGGAAACGACCGATCAGCCAACAGCTCAAGTTTGATATCATAGAGCTGAACAGCACGCCTATTTCAGCACCAG AGAGCGGAGCACTCGGGGCAGTACAGGTAACCCAGATGGACCGAGACACTGTTCTCATTGCATTAGAAC AAACTGTAAAGATAGTGAACCTCCGAGGGCTTCCATCCAAAGAGCTGGCTGCTGAAATGGTCTTTGACTTCCCCATTGAGGCTCTAG TCTGCTTACAGGACAGTGTGCTGGCTTTCTGGAAGCACGGCCTGAAAGGGAGGAGCTTTCAATCAAATGAG gTGACACAAGAAATTACAGACGAGAGTCGAGCATTCAGAGTTTTGGGAACAAACAG AGACATCATCCTTCAGAGCACACCGACAGATGATCCCTCAGCACTGAGCAACCTGTACATCCTGACCGGACATGAAAGCAGCTACTGA